In Cicer arietinum cultivar CDC Frontier isolate Library 1 chromosome 7, Cicar.CDCFrontier_v2.0, whole genome shotgun sequence, a single window of DNA contains:
- the LOC101509869 gene encoding DNA repair protein rhp7-like — protein sequence MVENNQSNQNTKPITPNPTPFPHEPFLKRGIQEHDTGAHYMPLLPLQSHASSSSSKRTRLYNFDDKSYHPNFDPKGKKPITDDNNIIIISDTDSDDGGDEKQKKEITENQIPLALDTNAYNIDSESDDTNDDTDDDDDDDDDDDYSTDDETPRNKYKIQINQYEYEEWRRLWHNRMYRDSAKRYVPRYNIPFGATITYVPRTKYENCGSPTPFSEAMEVIQKRVLKCKLDDCFDELPTWFPKRNYGEELVLERSSVPSLQELSLNILAKHADAIVSLDGVSDELQQKLCKLVCDYRKMKGHFLELFLREFPTEVRIKDCSWMTEEEFTKYFGRLDPSILEVIQLDQCGRIITDDTLLVTLARSPNSLARLISLSLSGACRLTDKGLQSLVSSATALRSLNLSQCSLLTFPSLNILADSLGSLLKELYLDDCILIDATKILSALKRLKQLEVLSLAGVSTVSDEFIKDYIIACGHNIKELVLMDCVNLTDASMKVIAEHCPGLHALNLMNLNKLTDLSLEYLANFSQALRTLKLRRNPFSDEAVAAFLEISGKSLEELSLNSIKKVGLQTTLSLEDLAKNLHTLDLSWCRNLTDNELGFIVDNCLSLRLLKLFGCSQITDVFLKGHSNSKVQIIGLRLSPLLQHMEGPNPRQGVLRYSSVSQ from the exons ATGGTCGAAAACAATCAAAGTAACCAAAACACAAAACCCATCACTCCCAATCCAACACCATTTCCTCATGAACCCTTTCTCAAGAGAGGAATACAAGAACATGATACTGGTGCTCATTACATGCCTCTCTTACCTCTCCAATCCCatgcttcttcatcttcatctaaGCGCACTAGACTCTACAACTTCGATGATAAGTCTTATCACCCAAATTTTGATCCTAAAGGAAAAAAACCAATCACCGATGATAACAATATCATTATTATCAGTGACACTGACAGTGACGACGGCGGTGATGAAAAACAGAAGAAGGAAAtaacagaaaatcaaataccTTTGGCTCTTGATACCAATGCTTATAACATTGACAGTGAAAGTGATGATACCAATGATGAtactgatgatgatgatgatgatgatgatgatgatgattatagCACCGATGATGAGACTCCGAGGAACAAGTACAAGATCCAAATAAACCAATACGAATACGAAGAATGGAGGAGACTTTGGCACAACCGTATGTACAGAGACTCTGCAAAGAGATATGTACCACGATATAATATTCCATTCGGGGCAACGATAACTTATGTCCCTCGAAcgaaatatgaaaattgtggTTCTCCAACTCCTTTCTCTGAAGCAATGGAAGTTATTCAAAAACGAGTCCTCAAATGCAAATTAGATGATTGTTTTGATGAATTACCTACATGGTTTCCCAAAAGGaattatggagaagaattgGTTTTGGAAAGGTCTAGTGTTCCTTCATTGCAAGAACTTTCACTTAACATTCTTGCTAAACATGCTGATGCAATCGTTTCACTTGATGGTGTTTCGGATGAGCTTCAACAAAAGCTTTGCAAATTGGTGTGTGACTACAGAAAAATGAAAGGTCACTTTCTTGAACTATTTCTTAGAGAGTTTCCAACTGAAGTTCGGATTAAAGATTGCTCCTGGATGACAGAAGAAGAGTTTACTAAATATTTTGGAAGGTTGGACCCTTCCATATTGGAG GTGATACAACTTGACCAATGTGGAAGAATTATAACTGATGATACATTGCTTGTTACTTTGGCAAGGTCACCAAACAGCTTGGCTAGATTGATTAGTCTATCACTCAGCGGTGCATGCCGTCTTACTGATAAGGGCTTGCAATCACTAGTTTCTTCTGCAACAGCACTTAGATCCTTAAATCTAAGCCAATGTTCCCTTCTCACATTTCCAAGTCTTAATATTTTGGCTGATTCATTAGGATCACTTTTGAAAGAGTTGTATCTTGATGATTGCATACTCATTGATGCTACTAAAATTTTGTCGGCATTGAAGCGACTCAAACAATTAGAAGTGTTGTCACTGGCTGGTGTTTCTACAGTTAGTGATGAATTTATAAAGGACTACATCATTGCATGTGGTCACAATATTAAGGAGCTTGTTTTAATGGACTGTGT AAATTTGACGGATGCATCGATGAAAGTCATTGCTGAACATTGTCCTGGGTTGCATGCTCTTAATCTTATGAACTTAAACAAATTGACGGATTTATCCCTAGAATATCTTGCAAATTTTTCTCAGGCATTGCGTACATTGAAGCTCCGCCGCAATCCATTCAG CGATGAAGCGGTTGCTGCATTTTTGGAGATAAGTGGAAAATCCTTGGAAGAACTTTCACTTAATAGCATTAAGAAG GTTGGCCTACAGACAACCTTATCACTTGAAGACTTGGCCAAGAATTTGCATACCTTAGATCTATCATGGTGTCGAAATTTGACTGACAATGAGCTCGGTTTTATTGTCGATAATTGCTTGTCGCTGAGGTTACTTAAACTTTTTGGATGCTCACAG ATAACAGATGTTTTTCTTAAAGGGCACTCAAACTCAAAGGTTCAGATTATTGGATTGAGGTTGAGTCCTTTATTGCAGCATATGGAAGGGCCTAATCCTCGTCAAGGTGTTTTGCGTTATTCATCAGTCTCACAGTAG
- the LOC101509549 gene encoding uncharacterized protein, whose protein sequence is MASSKLKKTCSFTLLLLCSLNFTLFILSGASFAPTILLKIPPTSFGMAFLMVSTISLLSSFVGFYSHLTHLCFLTHISLTLASLIGQVLTIFALFTKEKASLSMLKSSRDPKEAKLLVRLECGALVVMCMLQFVVLVLSCVVHSCLVKDYEELEAEKESLARRRSRRIAKVQEESTANIIKIDEIKDKEFDDKITSKYGQWVKTDFQPSDFSAS, encoded by the coding sequence atggcTTCTTCCAAGCTTAAAAAAACATGTTCCTTCACCCTCCTCCTCCTTTGTTCTTTGAATTTCACACTTTTCATCCTCTCCGGCGCTTCATTCGCACCCACCATTCTCCTCAAAATACCACCAACTTCATTTGGCATGGCATTCCTCATGGTTTCCACCATCTCACTTCTCTCATCTTTTGTAGGTTTCTATTCCCACCTCACACACTTATGTTTTCTAACTCACATTTCGCTCACACTCGCTTCCTTGATAGGACAAGTTCTCACGATATTCGCATTGTTCACCAAAGAGAAAGCAAGCCTTTCCATGTTAAAGTCGTCGCGGGACCCAAAAGAAGCTAAACTTTTGGTGAGACTTGAATGTGGGGCTTTGGTGGTTATGTGTATGTTGCAGTTTGTTGTGTTGGTGTTGAGTTGTGTAGTGCATAGTTGTTTGGTGAAAGATTATGAGGAACTTGAAGCAGAGAAAGAGAGTTTGGCTAGGAGGAGGAGTAGAAGGATTGCTAAAGTGCAAGAGGAATCCACTGCAAATATAATTAAGATTGATGAAATTAAAGATAAAGAGTTTGATGACAAAATTACAAGCAAATATGGGCAGTGGGTGAAGACTGATTTTCAACCATCAGACTTCTCAGCATCTTAA
- the LOC101509224 gene encoding uncharacterized protein produces the protein MDSSTNGVEEPSPWDELYNINFMPSELFLKFRKEIQGIRVALNMEVYNAPINECQAKLIFKPLTPEWRWKVIYEPIHHDVRILSKKIPLTRFLNLQVGVGHSFKMHATGWKWKLTTCLGGDGVSRIRNKTSVGLFPGFDLRFGWRADYVLPELTGGLGTGEPMFNMQSGRLQASLDRVEAILTHSDAD, from the exons atgGATTCCTCTACTAACGGGGTTGAGGAACCATCTCCTTGGGATGAATTATACAACATCAATTTTATGCCTTCTGAGTTATTCCTCAAGTTCCGTAAAGAAATTCAGGGTATTCGTGTTGCTCTCAATATGGAg gTCTATAATGCCCCAATCAATGAATGTCAAGCAAAGCTTATATTTAAGCCTCTGACACCTGAATGGAGATGGAAGGTCATTTATGAGCCTATTCATCATGATGTTCGCATTCTCTCAAAAAAGATCCCACTTACTAGATTTTTGAATCTTCAG GTTGGTGTAGGGCACAGTTTTAAAATGCATGCTACTGGTTGGAAATGGAAGCTCACCACATGTTTGGGTGGAGATGGTGTATCCCGAATCCGAAATAAGACATCGGTTGGTTTGTTCCCTGGCTTTGATTTACGGTTTGGATGGAGAGCAGACTATGTTCTTCCTGAGCTTACTGG GGGTCTAGGTACCGGTGAGCCAATGTTCAATATGCAGTCGGGACGGCTACAAGCATCACTTGATAGAGTTGAGGCCATCTTAACCCACAGTGATGCTGATTGA
- the LOC101508077 gene encoding uncharacterized protein translates to MDSSSPFFTSQEDFLLFHKMDRDLYRILVINLSRDPSESIHMLSMWLWLEKVGFRNIIKKIMSLPIILINEVADESLICLTCVNNLIAVSSSFSEANDIPLLQSLMDKEISLKFFDENRVEAKEGMSRIGQEICLRAFSDIMQQAMMRNAAERMVENNNFWFGSIAAPSQRLGAAVGNNIGVGAGVQVQQQGRVVVVVPADDRTLFVTFSKGYRVEEWEVREFFTMAYGDCIEALFMQEVAGNEQALFARIVFHKVNTIDMILRGASKVKFSINGKHVWARKFVPKRGNASTGETSTSASAFGSGFGM, encoded by the coding sequence atgGATTCTTCTTCTCCCTTTTTCACTTCCCAAGAGGATTTTCTTCTGTTCCACAAAATGGACAGAGACCTCTACAGAATCCTTGTCATCAACCTTTCACGTGACCCATCAGAATCCATTCATATGCTTTCTATGTGGCTTTGGTTAGAAAAAGTTGGTTTTcgcaacattataaaaaaaatcatgtctTTACCTATTATCTTGATCAATGAAGTTGCTGATGAATCTCTAATATGTCTCACTTGTGTTAACAATTTAATAGCAGTGTCATCATCATTTTCTGAAGCCAATGACATTCCTCTTCTTCAAAGCCTAATGGACAAGGAAATCTCGTTGAAGTTCTTTGACGAAAATCGCGTCGAAGCAAAAGAAGGGATGTCGAGAATAGGACAAGAAATTTGTTTAAGAGCGTTTAGCGACATCATGCAACAAGCCATGATGAGGAACGCGGCGGAGAGAATGGTGGAGAACAATAATTTCTGGTTTGGTTCCATTGCAGCGCCAAGTCAGAGACTGGGCGCTGCAGTAGGAAACAATATTGGTGTTGGTGCAGGGGTGCAAGTGCAACAACAGGGGCGTGTAGTAGTAGTAGTACCAGCGGATGATAGGACATTGTTTGTGACATTTTCAAAAGGGTATCGTGTGGAAGAATGGGAAGTGAGAGAGTTTTTTACAATGGCTTATGGCGATTGTATTGAGGCTTTGTTTATGCAGGAAGTGGCAGGAAATGAACAAGCACTTTTTGCGAGGATTGTTTTTCATAAGGTGAATACTATTGATATGATTTTGAGAGGGGCTAGTAAAGTCAAGTTTTCAATTAATGGGAAACATGTTTGGGCTAGAAAGTTTGTTCCCAAAAGAGGAAATGCAAGTACTGGTGAGACTAGTACTTCTGCTTCTGCTTTTGGATCTGGATTTGGGATGTAG
- the LOC101510186 gene encoding uncharacterized protein: MPLPLETNGRSSFNEYVSICDQDFPEDDSDSDSCRSSSSSLGNNSDSSEDDSSDREDSGEVEVQSSFKSPLDTINDLEEDLPVKKGISKFYIGKSKSFTSLADAAGASSMQEIVKAEDPYAKKRKNLLARNILIGRSHSYADNVGAILSKRSSNIGRRTSCLNLRCSTESTDEEKSSISRSISPPCPLPPLHPQHVNRSTAHASIPRPPAQNPPLRSYSWSDLHSVAEGHDISGLVICSGNKENKVH; the protein is encoded by the exons ATGCCGTTGCCTCTTGAAACCAATGGAAGGTCAAGCTTCAACGAATATGTCTCGATCTGCGATCAAGATTTTCCGGAGGATGATTCCGATTCTGATTCTTGCCGCTCATCTTCCTCTTCTCTAGGGAACAACAGTGATTCGTCGGAAGATGATTCCTCCGACCGGGAAGACTCCGGTGAAGTTGAGGTGCAAAGCTCTTTCAAAAGCCCTTTGGATACAATCAATGATTTGGAGGAGGATTTACCGGTCAA GAAAGGCATATCCAAGTTTTATATTGGCAAATCAAAATCATTCACAAGCTTAGCAGATGCAGCAGGTGCAAGTTCCATGCAAGAGATAGTAAAAGCAGAGGACCCTTATGCTAAAAAACGCAAGAATTTACTAGCCCGTAACATACTGATCGGGAGGAGCCACAGTTACGCTGATAATGTTGGTGCAATATTATCGAAGCGATCTTCAAACATAGGTAGACGAACATCTTGTCTCAATCTGAGGTGCAGCACTGAGAGTACAGACGAGGAGAAGAGTTCCATTTCACGATCGATATCTCCTCCTTGTCCGCTTCCTCCTCTTCACCCACAGCATGTTAATCGATCAACTGCACATGCTTCGATTCCTCGTCCTCCTGCACAAAATCCTCCTTTGCGCTCGTACTCTTGGTCTGATCTGCACTCTGTAGCTGAAGGACATGATATATCTGGTTTGGTCATTTGTAGTggaaacaaagaaaataaagtaCACTGA